A genome region from Anopheles stephensi strain Indian chromosome 2, UCI_ANSTEP_V1.0, whole genome shotgun sequence includes the following:
- the LOC118504696 gene encoding elongation of very long chain fatty acids protein isoform X1 translates to MELITNVHQGWRYLMDELSDPRTRDWPLMSSPFPTIGISLCYAYFVKVLGPKLMENRKPFELRKVLIVYNFLQVLFSTWLFYEACVSGWLAGYSLRCQPVDYSRSPMAMRVSEGATASSGAFFLLIELKLISSPSLRGFLPFQMASGCWWYYFSKFTEFFDTIFFVMRKRYDQVSTLHVIHHGIMPASVWWGVKFTPGGHSSFFGLLNTLVHIVMYTYYMLAAMGPKVQKYLWWKKYLTVFQMVQFILVMGHAFQLLIWNECNYPIAFAYFIGAHAVMFYFLFSNFYKQAYTVRKQAKKEKADQMALTNGNLESVPNKNIGANGHAAAPHSNGKPDFYQTIDKTMEDSYSTTRHRAFVGFGSN, encoded by the exons ATGGAGCTTATCACAAACGTACACCAGGGCTGGCGGTATCTGATGGACGAACTGTCGGATCCAAGGACGCGCGATTGGCCCCTGATGAGTTCACCCTTTCCCACGATTGGAATCAGTCTGTGTTACGCTTATTTCGTTAAG GTTCTCGGCCCCAAGCTGATGGAAAACAGGAAACCCTTCGAGCTGCGAAAGGTGCTGATCGTGTACAACTTCTTGCAAGTGCTGTTCAGTACGTGGTTGTTTTACGAG GCATGCGTTTCCGGATGGTTGGCCGGGTACAGTCTGCGCTGCCAGCCGGTCGACTACTCCCGCTCACCGATGGCCATGAGGGTAAGTGAAGGTGCCACAGCTAGCTCTGGGGCTTTCTTCCTGCTTATCGAACTTAAGTTAATATCCTCCCCCTCCCTCCGGGGGTTTCTTCCCTTCCAGATGGCATCCGGATGCTGGTGGTACTACTTCTCCAAGTTTACCGAGTTCTTCGACACCATTTTCTTTGTGATGCGCAAACGGTACGATCAGGTGTCGACCCTGCACGTCATCCATCACGGCATCATGCCCGCCTCGGTCTGGTGGGGAGTTAAGTTTACGCCAG GTGGTCACAGTTCTTTCTTCGGTCTGTTGAACACCCTCGTGCATATCGTAATGTACACGTACTATATGCTGGCCGCGATGGGACCGAAGGTACAGAAGTACCTCTGGTGGAAGAAATATCTCACCGTTTTCCAAATG GTTCAGTTCATCCTGGTGATGGGCCATGCCTTCCAGCTGCTGATCTGGAACGAGTGCAACTATCCGATCGCGTTCGCTTACTTCATCGGAGCTCACGCCGTCATGTTCTACTTCCTGTTCTCGAACTTCTATAAACAGGCGTACACCGTGCGAAAACAG gcaaagaaggaaaaggcTGATCAGATGGCACTCACCAACGGCAACCTGGAGTCGGTGCCGAACAAGAACATCGGTGCCAACGGACATGCGGCCGCACCGCACAGCAACGGCAAGCCGGACTTTTATCAAACCATCGACAAAACGATGGAGGACAGCTACTCGACCACGCGGCACCGTGCGTTTGTCGGGTTCGGTAGTAATTAG
- the LOC118504693 gene encoding eukaryotic translation initiation factor 2 subunit 3-like isoform X2, translating into MSSGDQQTSTATTGQPHLQKQDLSKLDITKLTPLSPEVISRQATINIGTIGHVAHGKSTVVKAISGVQTVRFKNELERNITIKLGYANAKIYKCDNPKCLRPTCFTSGGSSKDDSFPCYRPACTGRFQLVRHVSFVDCPGHDILMATMLNGAAVMDAALLLIAGNESCPQPQTSEHLAAIEIMKLKHIIILQNKIDLVKDTQAKEQYEQIVKFVQGTVAEGAPIIPISAQLKYNIEVLCEYITKKIPIPPRNFIDAPRLIVIRSFDVNKPGCEVNDLKGGVAGGSILQGVLKVGQEIEVRPGLVSKDAEGRLTCKPIFSKIVSLYTEQNELQFAVPGGLIGVGTKIEPTLCRADRLVGQVLGAVGALPNIFIELEVSYYLLKRLLGVRTEGDKKGAKVQKLVRHEMLLVNIGSLSTGGRVVATRADLAKIALTNPVCTEKNEKIALSRRVENHWRLIGWGQIRGGTVIEPLKEN; encoded by the exons ATGTCCTCCGGCGATCAGCAAACGTCCACCGCCACTACAGGGCAACCGCATTTACAGAAGCAGGATCTCTCGAAGCTG GACATTACGAAGCTAACACCGCTCTCGCCGGAAGTTATATCGCGACAGGCTACAATTAACATTGGCACCATCGGCCATGTAGCGCACGGTAAATCGACAGTCGTGAAGGCCATCTCGGGCGTGCAGACTGTTCGTTTTAAGAACGAACTGGAACGCAACATTACGATCAAACTGG GTTATGCTAACGCGAAGATCTACAAGTGTGACAATCCCAAATGCCTCCGGCCGACATGCTTCACGTCGGGCGGCTCCAGCAAGGACGATAGCTTCCCGTGCTACCGGCCGGCCTGTACCGGACGCTTCCAATTGGTGCGCCATGTCAGCTTTGTCGATTGCCCCGGTCACGACATCCTCATGGCTACCATGTTGAACGGTGCCGCCGTCATGGACGctgcgctgctgctgatcgcGGGCAACGAATCCTGCCCGCAGCCCCAAACGTCGGAGCATTTGGCCGCCATCGAGATCATGAAGCTGAAGCACATCATCATCCTGCAGAACAAGATCGACCTGGTGAAGGATACGCAGGCGAAGGAGCAGTACGAGCAGATCGTAAAGTTCGTGCAGGGCACGGTGGCGGAAGGTGCCCCAATCATTCCGATTTCCGCCCAGCTCAAGTACAACATCGAGGTGCTGTGCGAGTACATCACGAAGAAGATTCCCATTCCGCCGCGCAACTTTATCGACGCGCCGCGCCTGATCGTGATCCGTTCGTTCGACGTAAACAAGCCCGGGTGCGAGGTGAACGATCTGAAGGGTGGCGTTGCCGGCGGTTCGATCCTGCAGGGCGTGCTGAAGGTTGGCCAGGAGATCGAGGTACGTCCGGGGCTGGTGAGCAAGGACGCCGAGGGCCGGTTGACGTGCAAGCCGATCTTCTCGAAGATTGTCTCGCTGTACACCGAGCAGAACGAGCTGCAGTTTGCGGTGCCCGGTGGGCTGATCGGTGTCGGTACGAAGATTGAGCCGACGCTGTGCCGTGCGGATCGTTTGGTCGGCCAGGTGCTGGGAGCGGTCGGCGCACTGCCCAACATCTTCATCGAGCTGGAAGTGTCGTACTATCTGCTGAAGCGCCTGCTCGGTGTCCGTACCGAGGGTGACAAGAAGGGCGCGAAGGTGCAGAAGCTCGTCCGGCACGAGATGCTGCTGGTCAACATTGGTTCGCTCAGTACTGGCGGTCGCGTGGTTGCTACGCGTGCCGATTTGGCAAAGATCGCGCTCACGAATCC
- the LOC118504697 gene encoding protein SET produces MATTAKKAKKSAEAMIDEPEALEAVDSCQNDIDALNEQASEEILKVEQKYNEKRKPLYQKRNEYIKRIPTFWMTAIMNHPQISSILEQEEEDCLQYLEKLEVEEFEDIKSGYRILFHFEENPFFENLVLTKEFKLGSNGESPSSTSTAIKWKPDHDLTKVLPKKMDSNRRKRGLENRTFFDWFTDNNDPINDDIAELIKDDLWPNPLQYYLVPDIEVEPEDDDDGDGGDEEFGEEGDEEEVDEVEDEEEKTS; encoded by the exons ATGGCTACGACGGCTAAGAAAGCGAAGAAATCGGCCGAAGCAATGATCGATGAGCCGGAGGCACTGGAAGCGGTGGACAGTTGCCAGAATGACATCGATGCCCTGAACGAGCAGGCAAGCGAGGAAATACTGAAGGTGGAACAGAAGTACAACGAGAAGCGGAAGCCGCTGTACCAGAAGCGCAACGAGTACATCAAGCGTATTCCCACCTTTTGGATGACGGCCATCATGAATCATCCCCAAATATCCAGCATCCTGGAGCAGGAGGAAGAGGATTGCCTACAGTACCTCGAGAAGCTGGAGGTAGAGGAGTTCGAAGATATCAAGAGCGGATATCGAATTCTGTTTCATTTTGAGGAAAATCCGTTCTTCGAAAATTTGGTACTCACCAAGGAGTTTAAGCTGGGTTCGAACGGAG aAAGTCCTTCCTCGACAAGCACTGCGATCAAATGGAAGCCGGATCACGATCTGACCAAAGTGCTGCCAAAGAAGATGGATAGCAACCGGCGAAAGCGTGGCCTGGAAAATCGAACCTTTTTCGACTGGTTCACCGATAATAATGATCCCATCAATGACGACATTGCCGAACTGATCAAGGACGATCTGTGGCCGAACCCGTTACAGTACTATCTGGTGCCGGATATCGAAGTTGAGCCGgaggacgatgacgatggcgatggtggtgaCGAAGAGTTCGGGGAGGAAGGTGACGAGGAGGAGGTAGATGAGGTGGAAGACGAGGAAGAAAAGACATCTTAA
- the LOC118504696 gene encoding elongation of very long chain fatty acids protein isoform X2, protein MELITNVHQGWRYLMDELSDPRTRDWPLMSSPFPTIGISLCYAYFVKVLGPKLMENRKPFELRKVLIVYNFLQVLFSTWLFYEACVSGWLAGYSLRCQPVDYSRSPMAMRMASGCWWYYFSKFTEFFDTIFFVMRKRYDQVSTLHVIHHGIMPASVWWGVKFTPGGHSSFFGLLNTLVHIVMYTYYMLAAMGPKVQKYLWWKKYLTVFQMVQFILVMGHAFQLLIWNECNYPIAFAYFIGAHAVMFYFLFSNFYKQAYTVRKQAKKEKADQMALTNGNLESVPNKNIGANGHAAAPHSNGKPDFYQTIDKTMEDSYSTTRHRAFVGFGSN, encoded by the exons ATGGAGCTTATCACAAACGTACACCAGGGCTGGCGGTATCTGATGGACGAACTGTCGGATCCAAGGACGCGCGATTGGCCCCTGATGAGTTCACCCTTTCCCACGATTGGAATCAGTCTGTGTTACGCTTATTTCGTTAAG GTTCTCGGCCCCAAGCTGATGGAAAACAGGAAACCCTTCGAGCTGCGAAAGGTGCTGATCGTGTACAACTTCTTGCAAGTGCTGTTCAGTACGTGGTTGTTTTACGAG GCATGCGTTTCCGGATGGTTGGCCGGGTACAGTCTGCGCTGCCAGCCGGTCGACTACTCCCGCTCACCGATGGCCATGAGG ATGGCATCCGGATGCTGGTGGTACTACTTCTCCAAGTTTACCGAGTTCTTCGACACCATTTTCTTTGTGATGCGCAAACGGTACGATCAGGTGTCGACCCTGCACGTCATCCATCACGGCATCATGCCCGCCTCGGTCTGGTGGGGAGTTAAGTTTACGCCAG GTGGTCACAGTTCTTTCTTCGGTCTGTTGAACACCCTCGTGCATATCGTAATGTACACGTACTATATGCTGGCCGCGATGGGACCGAAGGTACAGAAGTACCTCTGGTGGAAGAAATATCTCACCGTTTTCCAAATG GTTCAGTTCATCCTGGTGATGGGCCATGCCTTCCAGCTGCTGATCTGGAACGAGTGCAACTATCCGATCGCGTTCGCTTACTTCATCGGAGCTCACGCCGTCATGTTCTACTTCCTGTTCTCGAACTTCTATAAACAGGCGTACACCGTGCGAAAACAG gcaaagaaggaaaaggcTGATCAGATGGCACTCACCAACGGCAACCTGGAGTCGGTGCCGAACAAGAACATCGGTGCCAACGGACATGCGGCCGCACCGCACAGCAACGGCAAGCCGGACTTTTATCAAACCATCGACAAAACGATGGAGGACAGCTACTCGACCACGCGGCACCGTGCGTTTGTCGGGTTCGGTAGTAATTAG
- the LOC118504693 gene encoding histone-lysine N-methyltransferase Su(var)3-9-like isoform X1 translates to MSSGDQQTSTATTGQPHLQKQDLSKLDITKLTPLSPEVISRQATINIGTIGHVAHGKSTVVKAISGVQTVRFKNELERNITIKLEPLSMSFINTLNNDPKEMESYVDKIHKQYKSPYSHATLDSSSSRNTPTVNRKRKLSTVTNGLDESPTSTSESHRMKQAKIFDFFHLSPPESSPPARIARSQRSKSTSSSEQRASGVLRQPLNDKAKRLSLPASSIKKELLTDDQSTDIISPANGLSSSGIPKITIKVERDTERSITPTRNGKSAQDKLSESKTPTALSVLSPYRECKVDLSADLSLDNLAATAANAGSQSANGTPSNDAKVGQSKILSNSAGGRSGSKQRRKSSSTRPKEQQSDSSKNTSKSKVTKSTHRECKVDKSAKSSTTTPQRTTKANVAPHKSSNGTPSNDAPAKMVNKTNTGGSGSKQRRKSTTTQQKEYTVEAIEDIQRVGNVPVFFVKWQGYPSEQNTWEPLSNVSSCLLLDSFLTDQLAWWQYWVERIRGTVKASDEYLATVEQHANGSKPFQEILLEHKQYDWNELRADLILLSKLWMNRRRDKCVRDRVALNMRRELSFAKRREQLEQLRQFENHINEHEPTLRIVVENEQDLDAPPSNFIYLRANISAEGISIPNDPPVGCECAPCTNRSNCCGKLSEGRFAYSVKKRLLLQPGAPIFECNKKCACGPDCLNRVVQNGGKCNLTLFKTSNGRGWGVRTNAVIYEGQYISEYCGEVISYDEAEKRGREYDAVGRTYLFDLDFNDSDNPYTLDAARYGNVTRFFNHSCDPNCGIWSVWIDCLDPYLPRLAFFALRRIEIGEELTFNYHAQVTTTATNSVPNGASKNGDGDEATANGTTDASSGDSTTTTTGSGIASGRNTKGVTECRCGSANCRKFIF, encoded by the exons ATGTCCTCCGGCGATCAGCAAACGTCCACCGCCACTACAGGGCAACCGCATTTACAGAAGCAGGATCTCTCGAAGCTG GACATTACGAAGCTAACACCGCTCTCGCCGGAAGTTATATCGCGACAGGCTACAATTAACATTGGCACCATCGGCCATGTAGCGCACGGTAAATCGACAGTCGTGAAGGCCATCTCGGGCGTGCAGACTGTTCGTTTTAAGAACGAACTGGAACGCAACATTACGATCAAACTGG AACCTTTGTCGATGAGTTTTATCAATACATTGAATAATGAcccaaaagaaatggaaagttACGTGGACAAGATACATAAGCAGTACAAATCACCTTACAGTCACGCGACACTCgatagcagtagtagtaggaaCACACCCACCGTAAACCGGAAAAGGAAGCTCTCCACTGTCACGAACGGATTGGACGAGAGTCCCACAAGCACCAGCGAATCGCATCGCATGAAACAGGCAAagattttcgatttttttcatctttcgcCTCCCGAAAGCTCACCGCCAGCGCGTATAGCCAGAAGTCAGCGTTCAAAATCCACTTCGTCGTCAGAACAGCGTGCGTCGGGTGTCTTGCGCCAGCCACTTAACGACAAGGCAAAACGATTATCACTTCCGGCTAGCTCCATCAAGAAGGAGCTGCTGACAGACGACCAAAGTACGGACATTATTTCCCCGGCTAATGGGCTTTCGAGCTCTGGCATCCCGAAAATAACCATTAAAGTGGAACGGGATACAGAACGATCCATCACACCGACACGAAACGGCAAAAGCGCACAGGATAAATTAAGCGAATCGAAGACACCAACGGCGTTGTCCGTTTTATCACCGTACAGGGAATGTAAGGTGGACCTGTCGGCCGACCTAAGCCTCGATAATCTGGCAGCCACAGCAGCAAACGCTGGCTCCCAATCAGCTAATGGCACACCGTCGAACGATGCAAAAGTCGGCCAAAGTAAAATACTCTCCAACTCTGCCGGCGGCAGAAGCGGTTCGAAACAAAGAAGAAAGTCTAGCTCCACACGGCCAAAGGAGCAGCAAAgcgacagcagcaaaaacacaagCAAATCAAAGGTAACAAAATCAACGCACAGGGAATGTAAAGTGGACAAATCGGCGAAAAGCTcaaccaccacaccacaacgGACAACGAAAGCAAACGTTGCCCCCCACAAATCGTCTAATGGTACACCTTCGAACGATGCACCAGCCAAAATGGTCAACAAAACTAATACCGGCGGAAGCGGCTCGAAACAACGCAGAAAGTCAACAACCACCCAGCAAAAGGAGTACACCGTTGAAGCGATCGAGGACATTCAGAGGGTGGGCAATGTGCCCGTATTCTTCGTCAAATGGCAGGGCTACCCGAGCGAACAGAACACTTGGGAGCCGCTGAGCAACGTCAGCAGCTGCTTACTGCTGGACAGCTTTCTGACCGATCAGCTTGCTTGGTGGCAGTACTGGGTAGAGCGCATAAGGGGCACGGTTAAGGCGAGTGACGAATACTTGGCGACGGTCGAGCAACACGCGAACGGTAGCAAACCGTTTCAAGAAATACTGCTCGAGCATAAGCAGTACGATTGGAACGAGCTGCGGGCCGATCTGATTCTGCTGTCCAAGCTGTGGATGAACCGTAGGCGCGACAAGTGCGTCCGGGATCGAGTCGCCCTGAATATGCGCCGCGAGCTGTCGTTCGCCAAGCGCCGCGAGCAGCTGGAACAGCTGCGCCAGTTCGAGAACCACATCAACGAGCACGAACCGACGCTTCGCATTGTGGTGGAAAACGAGCAAGATCTCGATGCGCCACCGAGCAACTTTATCTACCTGCGCGCGAACATATCCGCCGAAGGGATCTCCATACCGAACGATCCGCCCGTCGGCTGCGAGTGCGCACCGTGCACCAACCGGAGCAACTGCTGCGGCAAGCTATCCGAGGGCCGGTTTGCGTACAGCGTGAAGAAGCGACTTTTGCTGCAGCCCGGTGCACCGATCTTTGAGTGCAACAAAAAGTGCGCCTGCGGCCCGGACTGTCTGAACCGGGTGGTGCAGAATGGGGGTAAATGCAATCTGACACTGTTCAAAACATCGAACGGACGGGGCTGGGGCGTCCGGACCAATGCGGTCATTTACGAAGGCCAATACATCTCCGAGTACTGCGGCGAGGTGATATCGTACGATGAGGCGGAAAAGCGGGGCCGGGAGTACGATGCCGTCGGTAGGACGTACCTGTTCGATCTGGACTTCAACGATTCGGACAATCCGTACACACTGGACGCGGCCCGGTACGGCAACGTGACGCGCTTCTTTAACCATTCGTGCGATCCGAACTGTGGCATCTGGTCGGTGTGGATCGATTGTCTCGATCCGTACCTGCCCCGGCTGGCGTTTTTCGCTCTGCGGCGCATCGAAATCGGGGAAGAGCTGACATTCAACTACCACGCACAGGTTACGACTACCGCTACGAACAGCGTGCCGAATGGTGCATCGAAGAACGGGGATGGGGACGAAGCGACGGCAAACGGGACGACGGATGCATCATCCGGGGAcagcactaccaccaccaccggcagcggCATCGCGAGTGGTCGAAATACCAAAGGCGTTACGGAGTGCCGGTGTGGCAGTGCAAACTGTAGAAAGTTTATCTTCTAA
- the LOC118504698 gene encoding ATP synthase subunit O, mitochondrial yields MAASGKLTVLARQLSTSSVAAQLVKPPVQVFGLEGRYACALYSAASKTKALDAVEKDLKGLQSQMRSDPKMRDLLRDPTTKRNVKAAALKDVAAKVKFNAATGNLLTLLAENGRLGRLDGIINAFSLIMAAERGEVVCEVKTAKPLEDGQRKQLENALKAFLKPNQTIQLTAQVDPALIGGMVVSIGDKYVDMSVASKIKKYTDIITSPV; encoded by the exons ATGGCAGCCTCCGGAAAACTCACTGTTCTG GCTCGTCAACTGAGCACCAGCTCGGTCGCCGCTCAGCTGGTCAAGCCCCCGGTGCAGGTATTTGGCCTGGAGGGTCGATATGCCTGTGCACTGTACTCGGCTGCCTCGAAGACGAAGGCTCTGGATGCGGTCGAGAAGGACCTGAAGGGACTGCAGAGCCAGATGCGCTCGGATCCGAAGATGCGCGATCTGCTGCGTGATCCGACCACGAAGCGCAACGTCAAGGCCGCCGCCCTGAAGGATGTTGCCGCGAAGGTGAAGTTCAACGCTGCCACCGGCAACCTGCTGACGCTGCTGGCTGAAAACGGTCGCCTCGGTCGCCTGGACGGTATCATCAATGCATTCAGCCTGATCATGGCTGCCGAGCGTGGCGAGGTGGTGTGTGAGGTCAAGACTGCCAAGCCACTGGAAGATGGACAGCGCAAGCAGCTGGAAAATGCGCTTAAG GCATTCCTGAAGCCGAATCAAACCATCCAGCTGACGGCCCAGGTTGACCCAGCGCTGATCGGGGGTATGGTTGTTTCGATCGGTGATAAGTACGTCGATATGAGCGTTGCCAGCAAAATCAAGAAGTACACCGACATCATTACGTCGCCCGTCTAA